In the genome of Trypanosoma brucei gambiense DAL972 chromosome 11, complete sequence, the window ATGGAGACCAATCTTACCTGCAGTTGCTTTCTGTCACAACACCAAGTTGTGCTGAATCTCTTGATGCCACGTACAGCACATACTGTGAGGCTACGGGTGAGGTTGGTGGCTACGGAATGGCACCCTCTGCTGTTGGGCTGCGCATAGAGCGTTCTATACTTCATGATGGTGAACCACTCACCGCTCGATACATGCACGCCAACCCACTCATTATTGCTTCCGGTTCTAAAGATGGCAATGCTTATGTATTTGACTGGTCAAGAATCTCGCTGAATAAGTTTCCTAATGACCCACCGCGCCCACGTGCTCCGCTTCCTCCAAATGAACCCAGTGAAGGGGATACCGGTGAGGAGCGTGCACTTTATAACAAGCGAATGTCCGCTCTGCAAGCTGTGGTTAGGGAGCAAGACCGTTGGGACAAGAGGCACGGTGAGGGGCAACACCTTTTAACCCTAACGGGGGGAAATGGCCCGTGTGGTGCACTCGACTGGAGCACAACTACCGATGGTACCGTTGCGGCCGGGTCCCTCGGTagaatttgtgtttggcaaATCGCAAACATGTCCAAAGATGACCCTCGGGTTGTTTCCTGCGTCCAAAAATATACCATAGAAAATGAGTCGCGCGTGAACGAGGTTTCCTTTTCATGGATGGAGCCAACCAGCTTCGTAGCATCAGTAGAGTCTGGCGCTGTCTTGCGAGGCGACATACGTGACCCTCAGTTATCTCAACTGTTCCGTCTGGAAGTGCCGGCAACGTCTTCTTCGGTTTCTCCACTTGATGGTACCTCGCTTCTAGTGGGCTCGGAGGAAGGTGAAGCGTTTTATTATGATCTTCGTTACACGTTGCACCCTGTAATGACTGTAGAGCTTCACGAAGGCGCTATCTCATCGGCACAATGGTGTCCACACTCGCGACACCTCTTCTGTACTGGTGGCGAAGGTGATGCCATGTGCTGTGTGTATAATGTGACAGCCAATCGTCTGCTGTTTAAGCACGCCGGTCATGTCGAGAATGTGACTGATGTGTCATGGGATTGGCAGGAGGGGTGTGAGGGTCAACTTGTTTCTGCTGATGCGTGGAGTGTCATGCTGTGGAGACCAAGAGATATTTTCTATACTTCTTAAAGAAGGGTTTTCACGATAGGAACCAGAAAAATCACTACCACTGTTAATCCtttgttttaattttcacCGTTCTACTGGCTTCTTGAACATGGTAGGGGAGGGCAAGAGGGAATTTACGGAGGTAGGTGGGGGAGGTCTTCCACTATGTCGcagtttccctctttttggaCGGTGGGTAATATTCGCTGCTTTTCTATACCTTTCTGtgtcttctctttatttGTAAAAGTTGAGGTGAAAGAGGGACGATAACCGAGAGGCTACACGGTTATAGGCTTCGGTAGTGGAAAGAGGAGGGCATACGTTTACCGAGCGTCTGGGAAGGTAGAGATGAGTGGGTCACCGAGTGACGTTGTACGCAAGGCGTGGTCGGATATAGCGTTAGATAGCCGATTGGTGGAGGCTATTAAGAAACTGAAGTGGAAGGCCCCTACCCCAGTGCAGAGCGCATGTATTCCGTTGGCGATGAAGGGGAGAGATTTGGCGATTCAGTCACAGACAGGTACCGGTAAAACTGGGGCCTTTCTCATTCCAGTAATACAGCGCATTATTACCGAGAATGAACGTGCATGTGGCCGCCGCAACGCGCAAAACCCTGTCGCTCTAATATTGTTGCCATCGGAGGAACTCTGCAAGCAGACGGTGGAGGTCGCTAATGCGCTGACAAGATATGTGAAACCGCGAATTATAGTGAATGATTTAACCTCTCGTGTATCCACCGCAAATGCGTTGCGCCTCACCGCTGCACCAATACTTGTTAGCACCGCTGCCTCGCTGGGCAAACTGTGCCGCAATGGTTCTGTTACCTCAGATGACATGAAGCCGCTGCGTTGCGTTGTGATTGACGAGGCCGACCTGATCATGTCGATTGCGGAGGGCTCACTACGAGCAGTGCAGTCAGTGCTACCAACGTCTGCGCAGACAATCTTGGCTTCCGCCACGTTAACGGATGGTGTCGCTCAGATTAAGGGCCAGCTACTTCATAATCCAATAACGGTATCACTTAAGCCAGATGACGGGGAGAAGGAACCGACAGGTTGTGAAGGGCCAGTGGGGGCAGAGGACGTTGTGTTGGAGTCACGTGTGACGGTTCGCGGTGGTGCAGCAGCCGCTGGTACGTTGCGCCATTACTACTTGGTGTCAACTGATGAGTGCCATCATCACACCCTGTTGTATGCACTTTACCGTCTAGGGCACATTAAGGGTAAGACCCTTGTCTTCGTGAACTCTGAGGATACAACATACAAGTTGCATAATTTCCTTGCGCAGTTGGGCATCAACGCTCTCGTATATGACAGCAACTTACCGATGAATGTTCGTGTGGATGCGCTTCGCCGCTTTCAAACTGGGAAGGTTGGCACACTTGTTTGTACAGATGGGACGCTTGAAAGCTTGGACCGCATGCGGGGTGCAACTGACGGTGATGAGGAGACGACTACCTCTACTCCAAGGTCTAATTCAcggggaaagaggaagtcTCTCGCTGCGGGTGGTGATGAGGGTGGTAGTGCATTGCATCGTGGTATTGATTTCTCTGATGTGAGCAATGTTATTCTCTTTGATGGTGTTACCAATGCCACAACCTCGGACTTCTCCCGTTACACGCACCGTGTGGGGCGTGCTGGGCGCGGAAACAAAGATGGAGTGGCCATCACATTTTTAACCCTTCATCAAGCGAGGAAGGTGAAGCAGCAACTACGTGACTACCTGGGGGGTACATTCCAATCTTTCGCTCCTTTCAAGCAGCTGGATCGACATGCGGCGTCACGATTGCAGTACCGCGTGGACAATGTGTTGGCATCGATCACCCGCTCCTCTACTCGCCGTCAGCGCGTTGCAGCCGTCGCGGCGGAGCTTACGCGTAGTGCGCACCTCATGAGCCATATGGGTGATAAAGACAGTGGTGTCCTCAAGCGTATTCTCTCACGCTCCAAGGGAGATACAAAGTGCGACCAAACAGTGGTGGATGTGCCGGAATATATGCGTATTAAAGGAGCTGACTCTGCGGAGAGTTACCGTAGGCGGGTGCGCGCACCAAAAAAACATACGACAGCGGTTGCCAAACGGTCAGCCCCAAAAAGGTCTCGTGACCCACTTGGTAGTTTGACGAGTTCGTTGAAGCGGCGCAAGTTGTAACGTTTGGGTGTTGGATCGCAAGAAGGAactgtacgtgtgtgtgtgtgtgtgtgtgtgtgtgtgtgtgtgtgtgtgtgtgtgtgcgtcaTCCACCGAAACCTTCATGCCACGATTTAATAGAAGGGAGAGGTGAATACGTTGGAATAGTGCGGTGGCGAGACGATCTTTATAAGTAACCCGCGCTCAACTGAGGTCAACAGCCGACGACCCGAATCGCAACGCTCTAAAGTTTCTCCTAAAGTAAagtgtgagaaaaaaaatgataactCTAATGTGTATGCCatacctccctttttctgttatttgaTATGTTTCTACATATACCTGTATATGTTCACATGCGCCGTATTGCTGTGTGATCgtgctttcttctcttttctcctttccgcATTTTGCTCTCTTTTAGTGGTAGTGCCAAACATGTGGGTACCGACGTTACGTCACTTAATGTGTAGGGAAGGCGTTTGAGTGAGTGTGGATAATATAAgcgctcccttttttctcttgcgcGCGGTTTTTCAGTTAGACTGCAGTGGAAGAGCACAGCGTTGGCACGCACGTCCTTTCCATTTGGACTCACCGTGGCGCAAACTGAAGGCAGCGAGAAATAATGAGATGTGGATGAGTTAATATTTGGGGccgctgctcagttgcagcaACTTTCAAGTTTCGCAGCGGACGGGTGATAAgagccttcttttttttaaaggtgtCTGTTGCAGCTGatcttattgttattattatagcTATTGTCACTGACTTTTACTACTAGTTCTTTTGCTCGTTAATGGATTGTTGGCTGTTGACACTGGTTACTTCTTGGTGCAGTGGTTAACGCGTGTTGGCGCGGTGGTTTGGGGGTTTGATCAGGAGATAAATATCAAGTTGATAGATTGGGTTGATCATGAGTGTCTTGAATCGGCTTCCCGCACCCTGGTCGATTGCTTTCACCACCCTTTTAGTGTTATCAGCATGCACATCCTTCTTTACCATCATTTACCCCTTTCTTGACGTTAGATAAGGACTAAGTTGTTTCAGTTTCAGgccttctttcctctttgcaTATGGATTTAAACACAGTCGACGAGAGGTATGTATTTGTCACACCAGGCACAACCATACGCGTCGGTTGGGATGAGAACTGCGATGTCGTTCTACCCGCACTGGGACCCTGTTTATTTAACGGCCGTTGCATTACTACTCGAAGGGGTTGTGATGTCCTCGTCTCGTGCACGACCGAAGGTGACCTTCTGTTGGCGCTTACGGGTAATAGCATCCGCGTGATAATCAACGGCGTTCAGATAAAGCCGTCGTTTGCTCCCAGGAAGCTACCGCCGGGGGCCGTTGTTTCATTCAACAAACTCTCTCGggagttttcttttatcttcgTTGCACGCGACTTGCGTGCGGCTAAGGCGGATGTGAAGCATGTGCCTCCGCCAGAAAATTCCGCTGCCGATATTGCGCGCTTGGAGGAGTTTTTGTTAACCCTTAATCCGCAACCTCTTTTGTCCCACGCGCAGTTTGATCCGGAAAGTGCCTCGTTGCGGTCGCAGCACTTCGTGACTCTGGTTGATTCAGAGACCATTACGCACCAAAAGGTGAGCACAGATGAAATCTTACCGTCAACCCTAACCGTGACAGAGGTGGCGCCCACGGAAGAAGAGCTTGTCGCTGACGCGCGCACCAGTGCTCAAAGCCTAACAAGTCAAAGTGTGTCGCTGCATAATTATGTGAGGCGCTTTTCCACTAGCGGTGGGTTCACAAGCCTCTACTACAATGAGGAAGCAGAATTTTTGCAACCCCATCCAACTCCGTATCGTCAACAAGGTTTGTTGAACAACGTTGGAGCATCCCCGCACATTATTTCGTCTGTCGTTGTTGAACTTTGGGGTCGACGTGTGGCACTGCGCAACGTCGCTGATTTTTGCGATTCGAACGTGGACCAGCCTCAGATAAATCTAACAGGCGATGCGGAGGATCTCAATGGTGCCGAAACAAATCCATACATAACGTTTCATGGTGTAAAGAAAATGGGAGGAAGGCAACAACGATGCATGGATAAGGAGATCCGTTCTGCCGCAGAAAACGTTTTGGAGTATCTCAACGATTCTTATGAGAGTAACGACGACAACTTTATCGAACTTCCtcagcaaacaaaagataaGATTTTTGAATATTTCCTGCTTCTGGCAACTCACATGATGAAAGCAGTAAAAGCGATGCCCGTAGCGCTACGACTTACCTCACCTGTTGTATGCTGTGGTGACGTGCATGGTAGTTTTTCCGATCTCAAACAAATCTTTGATAACGTTGTCCCCTTCAAACACTGGTCGCTTATGACGAGGCCGGTGTTATTCCTTGGAGATTACGTGGATCGGGGCCCGCATGATGTTGAGGtaatgctttttttgttcgcatGGTGCACTTTGTGTCCCGAAAACGTGTTTTTGCTTCGAGGTAATCATGAGGATGACCGAGTGAATGGTGATACGGAGCTCTATGGCGAAACGTCATTCCTGGTTAAGTGTTTGACCTTTTTCGGTGAGGAGAAAGGTAGCATATTTTGGAGACGCGTTAACGATGTTTTTGCAGTGCTTCCCCTAGTGGCCATAATTGATGACACGACTTTTGTGTGCCATGGTGGTATTCCGCGACTTCGTGGGAGACAGCTCGTGCAAGCTGGCACCACGATGGGCGACAATGAAGATGGAGGGAACGCAGCAGCTCCATTTCCGGAATGGAAACTTTGGCAAGAACACGGTGCAGAGAATGGTAACTCGTCGTACAGTTGCGATGGGCTTTCCTCTACCAATGATGCGATTGCACAAGTTGAAGATGATATCCCTGGGGAGGATTTGATGCAAGAGCTTTTGGAGAGTGTACCTGGTGGCCCGGGTGATGTTCGTTTTTACAGTGTTATGCCAGATGATAACGATGACTGCCTGACTGCTAAGCGCCGGCGCATTGCTCGTGAGTTACTTTGGAACGATCCGTGTACGACCCCATCGTTGCGTAAGAGACCCTCGCTTCCACAAGGTGTGTCGGATATGATGGGATCTTTTACAGACGAGGAAAGTGGTAATATGGCTGCAGTAATGCCGCTGCCGCAGCGAAATGGTTTCAATTCTCAAGGTTTCCGCTGCAACCACGCGCGCGGTTGTTCGGTAGATACTTTCCATGAGTTCAATTCGTTTGCACTCGATAACTTTCTGCAGCGGTGGGGGTTCACATTGGTGATACGTGCGCACGAGCAGAAGGATGCTGGGTTGGAGGTGGGGCTCGCTCAGCGTGTCCTCACACTCTTCTCCTGTAGTAATTACACTGGTGGCGACAATAATGGTGGGGCTTGTGTTATTGTCGGTGGTGAAGTGCGTCCCGTGTCATGGCGTCGCCCTTGTCCCGTGCTGGGCAGGAGTCCCTCAGCAGATGATCCCGATATTTGGAAAATGAAGCGCTTGAGGGAGGAGGTTGGCCGCAACAATTCGTGCAGCTCTTATTTGCATTTCCCCGGGCCTCAAATCGTGCCGTCTTATGTCGGTAAACCTGTGGTTAACCTTGGTTGAAGTGCGGTGGTTCACGCACGGGGAAAAGGGTGATAAGACTACGGTGCTCTGCTGGTTTTCGGCACTCAGCTGATATTGTATCATTTCTAAgctgttctttttctcttataAATAGTTGTTTATCGCGCGTATCTTTGTATATGTTttcttcgttgttgttggatcaaccaaataaataagtacATGTATTTGAGCTGCGTACGATGTTGCACTTGTCGCTGCAGGGCAGCGGGTTTACAAACTGTTCCTGAGCGTCAGTCCAGAGAACCGCTTCTGTTAAAGTGTAAATAAACTTTCAATGAgaccttttctcctcttttcattGGTGGCCTCATGAGGTATcaccttttctcctcttttcattttgcCTTCATCTTCGTGAGCCTCACTCTTCAGTCACGGGCGGTGCGACGTTGTCGATGACTGCCCGATGTGTTGTGCGTGGCATattatttatctattttttgCTCTTATTTTTACATCACAAATGTGGGCGTGCAGATTTATCATTTGAATTGCCTGTCATAAGTTTGTTTTCATCTCTTTCCCGACTTCTTTAGCTAATcttatgttttttctgtaatatttgctgtttttacgtttctttaaatacttttttttttttaaataatggGAACAGGCGCTAACGCATCCGTCGTAATTCTCTAACACAGTCAAAAGAGGAGGTTAAACGGATGTCATAAGGGCCGCTGGCCTCAAATGTGTTTATGTGGATTTGGATTAATTTTTGGACCATTGCCTCGCGCATGTGTTCTCGGGTTGGACCATCTACTTGCAATTTCTCCATGTGGCTCCGGTGGCGACTGAGTAGTGAATCACTTTAtgtcctttcctttttcctcttttcctaaGATACAAACGGGTGTGCACCTTTTGACgtagaaaataaacaaaataaaaaccgAAAAGAggatatatacacacacttatTACAACCGCCGAAGCAACCGTAGAGGACTCCGTAGTTGCTGAATTCTTTACCCCAGTTATATAGAAAACTCTTAaggtcattttttttatcattaCGAAGGGGTTAAAATGGATACCAATGCACGCCGAGCAAGCGGTGGGAGTGCTGCTTCCGTAGATGCGGCTCCAGTAGCTGCTGCTCCCCCAGAGGATGACCGCGACGCAGTGATTGAGCGCATTTTAAAAGCTACTGATCCTGTTGTCATGTCCACACCAGTGTACTTTGACTACAGAAAGGATGCCCGCACTTATCGCTTCTTTCCGAGTGTTGGCCAAACTGCCAGGCACTTTTCCGTTGATGGCGGCTCCGTACTGAAGGATGATCCCGAAGCGATACAACAACGTGAGGACCGGCAACGCCGTGAGCACGACACAGAGCTCGCTGCCCGTGCGGAGTTGAATCCGGACCTGGTCGATAAGGGTGTTTCTACGAGTATTTTGAAGAATCAGTTTAACTACAGCGATCGTGGGAGTCAAACAATGAATAATGCGATGGTGGAGCGATGCGTGCTGACTGACCCGCCGCCGTCAGCAACCTTCAGTGCTATGGCAACGGCGTGGGAGATATACGATGCCTACGAGGAGGATCGGATCCAGACCGAAAAGTCTGCTGCGGCGGTTCAGAAAAAGACCACTAGTCATCGCCCAACTAAGGAAGATAAACTCAGCAGCACTGCCGATGAATCAGGTGGTGCTAAGACAGCTGAAGAGGTGCTCAGTTCGGCTGCGTACAAACACTCCCTCAAGATCATCGAGCGCATGGTGAATCAGAATGACTGCCATGATATTATTGAAGACTTCAAGTACTGGGAAGATGAGAGTGACCTTTACAAGGAGGATGGTAACCTACTGCCCTTATGGCAATTCTTCACCAACAAGGTGAAACATCGTGCCGTAACCAGCATTGCCCTTAACAATCGTTACAAGGACCTGTTCGCTGTAGGCTTTGGTAGCTACGACTTCCAGCGACAAGGAAAGGGTGCGATTCATTGTTTCACGCTGAAGAACACGGTTCCCACTGTCCCCAATTCTCCACTTCCTGCTCATCCAGAGATGTCCTTCACTGTTTCAAGTGGTGTTATGTGCCTGTCGTTTCACCCAGTGGAGACGTCTTTGCTTGCCTGTGGGCTCTATGACGGGTCGGTCTGCGTATTTGACTTGCGCATGCATGATAAACCAAAGGAGGAAGCCAAACAGATTTGTCAGGCAACCGTAAGATCAGGGAAACACACTGAACCGGTATGGGAAGTGCAGTGGTGTCGCAGCACTGTAGACCTTCGCTTCTATTCCATCAGTACAGACGGCCGCATCACCAGTTGGTCACTGCAGAAGAAAGAATTGATTTTCAAGGATgtaatgaaaacaacaacgggcGCATGTGTCTTCGATCCTGAATCACTGGTACTTAGTCGCCTTAGTGGAACCTGCTTTGACTTCTCCAATGCGTACGAAAACCTTTTTATTGTGGGTACGCAGGAGGGCGCTCTGATGCTCTGCAGCAAAGGGTACAATGGTCAGTGCCTAGAGAGATATGAGGGTCACACCATGCCCGTGTACACTGCACGCTGGAATCCGTTCCATCCCGATGTCTTCCTCACGTGTTCTGCCGATTGGACCGTAAAATTGTGGTTGAGGAGTTCGACAAAACCGCTGTTAACATTTGATGCGGGTGATTCTGTTGGTGACGTCGCGTGGGCGCCGTATAGTTCTACTGTCTTTTCGGCTGTGACGTCCAACGGTAAAGTGATGGTCTTTGACTTAAATAAGAATAAGCGCGAGCCACTTTGCTCTCAAACGGTTGTAAAGAATGCCAAACTCACCCATGTTGTATTCCACAAGCAAGATCCGGTTGTGCTGGTAGGAGATTCACGTGGCTCAGTACTTATTCTTAAATTGTCCCCCAACCTCCGTACTCTGTGTAAACCGAAGAAAGGTGAACCAGAGGACCCGCAGCATATGCGCCAGATGGAGGTAGACAAACTGAACCGCCTAATAGATATCACCTTGAAGGATAGAATTCTCCTGGGGCAGGCGTGAGAGGTTGCGCGTAGAGGCTTGAAGGAAGGTTTGTgcgtttatatatatatatatatatatatttgtgtgtgtgtgtttgtgatgGATTATGAATGAGGCAAGTCCTATTGATGGTGTACTTGAaggatggtggtggtgtggtGCTTagatgtgtatatatgcatgtgtgtttatgtgtgtgatgGAGCCGCCAGAGTGTGACCAACCGCGAGAGGATTAGAGAGAAATATGAGTGAGTGATGTTTAGGGGGGTTGGGAGGCAATGGAATACCGGGAAGAGCGATGAAGGAGAAGGTGATAGAGAAAGGacgaagcaacaacaacaaaaagaagtgtgCAACCCcggaagaagaaatgaaacaaGCGCTTATGATGGAGtggtgaagggaaaggaaggagatacAAGTGAtaatttctcttctccccccTTCGTTACCCAATATTGAGGGTCTAGAGGTGTCGGTAGCAGGCtgctccctcctttcttctccagtaagaagaaaaaaaaaatacgaaacCAACAACACGagagatgaaaaaaaaaaaaagaaagtaaattaAGAGAATGTATAATTATTGTTTGTGTGGTCGTAGGTCGGAGGGATGCCAACACCTGCAGCGGGCTGTGAGCTGCAGTGACTGTAACAATAGATAGAAGGacagttgttgttattgtggCAATTAGGTGGAGGCAATGGTGTGTCCTTCCCACTGCCTTCGCCgtctccctcttttgttttccctcttctctatattatttttatccTTCTTGCAataatgtacatatatgcaaACGCGAACCAGAAACATGTATGTGTACGGTTCAGCTGTGCATGTGGTGACGTGACTCATGCACTAACGCCCGTAGCGCTTCTCGTTAGTGACCACAATTTGTGAAGGCTACTCATGTTCGTTATGTGTTTCTGCCAATACGTTATGCAGTTTCAGTTGGTGATGCATTGTTTGGCCGAGCTTTTCTCGCACTGTGTCCcgttccacttttttttttttttttgtctctcaAGCATCTTCCTGTGGGTTtgatcatttcttttttcatacCGCAATTTCTCTCCTTGCTCCTAACTGTgcctttccccttctgttTTGCTCTAATGCAGTTCCTAGACCTTAATTAAGGATCTTTACATCCTGTGGCGTGCAACTGGCATTGGTTCGGCGCTCTGTGAGTGAACTTGACCGGTGGTAGGGTCCCCTAtaaattcattcattcatttcgCTTTCTGCCGACTGCTTGCGGTTTTTGAGGGTGAGCATACCGTTCCACGCTTATTGAACGTTGTGTGGGATTCTTGGGAACAGGAAGTGTGTAAAACACACTAAGCAGTAACCGCTGATTTTGCACGATTAAACAAGTAGCCGAGTGGTTGTGACTGAGCAACTCAGACCAAAGGTTGCTCACTGGGCACAGTTGCGGTAGTCAGTTGGAGTACAACGTTGCAAATACGAGAGCTGGAAACCACTGCGTGGTGAAGTGAGACGACTTGCACACAAGGTTTAGCGTCTGCCCCCGGTAATAGGTAGGCAAGGAGGGAAAGGCAGAGGGCCGCATGTCGGATCTCCGTCGAGTTGAAAGTCTGAACGCGGACACCTTCCGCCGACTCAACGCAACCTCCGTTGTGAAGTCTTTTTGGCACACTCAACTACGagctgcaacggctgcaTCACGTGGAGCCAAGGACGATTCACTTGCGACTGTTAATGAAGAAACACCTGTTGCCACCAGAAAGCTGCGTTCAGCGGCCTCATCTGCGGAGAAGAGTGCAGGAGGGCTCACAGACTCTACGGTGTACAGTAGCagcagtagtagtagtaactCACGCTTATCTGTGAGCGCCACTCTCCCCGGGTTTCCCTCTCCAACAGAAACGCGCCGTCGTCTACGGGCCGCAGCGCTGTCGGCAGAGCGTCACCGTGCTGAGGAGTCGGATGAAGAGAAACCTGATCCCGTTGCGAGAACGCTGTTTCAGAGCTTTTTACTGCAGGAGTATGATGCTCTCGACAGCCGCCCAGTTCTTACAGTTGTTCTTGATTTGGACGAGACACTTGTGAGCAACCGTGACTCTGGAGCTACCGGTGCAATTCTTCGGCCCTACTGTCTGCACATGTTGAATGCTTTGCGGCACATGCAGGGACTAGAGGTTGTACTTTGGACTGCTTCAACCAAGGAAACGGCGGCCCCCGTAATTCGACAGCTTAGTCAGAGTGGCCCCGTCTTTGATGATGTCATTTGCCGCAATAGCTCGTGGTTTACGGAGCCGTTGCATACCAAAGATCTCCGACTACTGGGCCGTGACATGAGCCGGGTGATAATCTTCGATAATTCCACTGCCTGCTGCAAACTGAACCCGCGTAAtgctgttattgttgatGACTTCCGTGGTGTTCGCAACACATCTGACGCAGCTCTGGTGAACGTGTACTACATAATTGAGCGCTCCTTTAATGGCTGTTGCGCAGGTGTTTCGGTGCTGGAGACGTTGGTGAAGTTAGCTGTGGAGAAACAGTTGTGTATGCCGGAAGTGCTCCACCTTCCTGAGTCATGGAGGCATATTCCACTGAGGGAAATCGCGCCACTAAAGGTACCACCGCATGGTATTTTCTTTCGAGCGCACAGTACCCCGCTTAATGACAGCATTATGCAGCACTGGACGgtgtaaaacaataaacaaactaTTCATAAATTTTCATAGACGGTACTTACGCATACAGCGCGTACGTGTGCGTATGCTTGTGCATTTCGACACACATAGTGATGGGACTGTGGAAGGTGGAAGTGGTTTGGTCTTGTTGCTGAGTTGTTTAGCAC includes:
- a CDS encoding dynein intermediate chain, putative: MDTNARRASGGSAASVDAAPVAAAPPEDDRDAVIERILKATDPVVMSTPVYFDYRKDARTYRFFPSVGQTARHFSVDGGSVLKDDPEAIQQREDRQRREHDTELAARAELNPDLVDKGVSTSILKNQFNYSDRGSQTMNNAMVERCVLTDPPPSATFSAMATAWEIYDAYEEDRIQTEKSAAAVQKKTTSHRPTKEDKLSSTADESGGAKTAEEVLSSAAYKHSLKIIERMVNQNDCHDIIEDFKYWEDESDLYKEDGNLLPLWQFFTNKVKHRAVTSIALNNRYKDLFAVGFGSYDFQRQGKGAIHCFTLKNTVPTVPNSPLPAHPEMSFTVSSGVMCLSFHPVETSLLACGLYDGSVCVFDLRMHDKPKEEAKQICQATVRSGKHTEPVWEVQWCRSTVDLRFYSISTDGRITSWSLQKKELIFKDVMKTTTGACVFDPESLVLSRLSGTCFDFSNAYENLFIVGTQEGALMLCSKGYNGQCLERYEGHTMPVYTARWNPFHPDVFLTCSADWTVKLWLRSSTKPLLTFDAGDSVGDVAWAPYSSTVFSAVTSNGKVMVFDLNKNKREPLCSQTVVKNAKLTHVVFHKQDPVVLVGDSRGSVLILKLSPNLRTLCKPKKGEPEDPQHMRQMEVDKLNRLIDITLKDRILLGQA
- a CDS encoding ATP-dependent DEAD/H RNA helicase, putative encodes the protein MSGSPSDVVRKAWSDIALDSRLVEAIKKLKWKAPTPVQSACIPLAMKGRDLAIQSQTGTGKTGAFLIPVIQRIITENERACGRRNAQNPVALILLPSEELCKQTVEVANALTRYVKPRIIVNDLTSRVSTANALRLTAAPILVSTAASLGKLCRNGSVTSDDMKPLRCVVIDEADLIMSIAEGSLRAVQSVLPTSAQTILASATLTDGVAQIKGQLLHNPITVSLKPDDGEKEPTGCEGPVGAEDVVLESRVTVRGGAAAAGTLRHYYLVSTDECHHHTLLYALYRLGHIKGKTLVFVNSEDTTYKLHNFLAQLGINALVYDSNLPMNVRVDALRRFQTGKVGTLVCTDGTLESLDRMRGATDGDEETTTSTPRSNSRGKRKSLAAGGDEGGSALHRGIDFSDVSNVILFDGVTNATTSDFSRYTHRVGRAGRGNKDGVAITFLTLHQARKVKQQLRDYLGGTFQSFAPFKQLDRHAASRLQYRVDNVLASITRSSTRRQRVAAVAAELTRSAHLMSHMGDKDSGVLKRILSRSKGDTKCDQTVVDVPEYMRIKGADSAESYRRRVRAPKKHTTAVAKRSAPKRSRDPLGSLTSSLKRRKL
- a CDS encoding Calcineurin-like phosphoesterase, putative, encoding MDLNTVDERYVFVTPGTTIRVGWDENCDVVLPALGPCLFNGRCITTRRGCDVLVSCTTEGDLLLALTGNSIRVIINGVQIKPSFAPRKLPPGAVVSFNKLSREFSFIFVARDLRAAKADVKHVPPPENSAADIARLEEFLLTLNPQPLLSHAQFDPESASLRSQHFVTLVDSETITHQKVSTDEILPSTLTVTEVAPTEEELVADARTSAQSLTSQSVSLHNYVRRFSTSGGFTSLYYNEEAEFLQPHPTPYRQQGLLNNVGASPHIISSVVVELWGRRVALRNVADFCDSNVDQPQINLTGDAEDLNGAETNPYITFHGVKKMGGRQQRCMDKEIRSAAENVLEYLNDSYESNDDNFIELPQQTKDKIFEYFLLLATHMMKAVKAMPVALRLTSPVVCCGDVHGSFSDLKQIFDNVVPFKHWSLMTRPVLFLGDYVDRGPHDVEVMLFLFAWCTLCPENVFLLRGNHEDDRVNGDTELYGETSFLVKCLTFFGEEKGSIFWRRVNDVFAVLPLVAIIDDTTFVCHGGIPRLRGRQLVQAGTTMGDNEDGGNAAAPFPEWKLWQEHGAENGNSSYSCDGLSSTNDAIAQVEDDIPGEDLMQELLESVPGGPGDVRFYSVMPDDNDDCLTAKRRRIARELLWNDPCTTPSLRKRPSLPQGVSDMMGSFTDEESGNMAAVMPLPQRNGFNSQGFRCNHARGCSVDTFHEFNSFALDNFLQRWGFTLVIRAHEQKDAGLEVGLAQRVLTLFSCSNYTGGDNNGGACVIVGGEVRPVSWRRPCPVLGRSPSADDPDIWKMKRLREEVGRNNSCSSYLHFPGPQIVPSYVGKPVVNLG